The proteins below are encoded in one region of Chrysemys picta bellii isolate R12L10 chromosome 4, ASM1138683v2, whole genome shotgun sequence:
- the LOC135983235 gene encoding uncharacterized protein LOC135983235, producing MQSSPAVMAVQSGNRKRAPAWTDREVLDLIAVWGDESVLSELRSKRRNAKIYEKISKDMAERGYSRDATQCRVKIKELRQGYQKTKEANGRSGSHPQTSRFYEALHSILGAAATTTPPVTVDSEDGILSTAGSSDMLGDGEDEEGDEEGEAVGSSHNADFPDSQDLFITLTEIPYEASPAVTPDTESGEGSATPSATVSQPSLESHSQRLARIRRRKKRTREDMFSELMASSQAQAAQQTQWRENLTRMHQANMDREERWRQEDQQATQTLLGLLREQTDTLRRLVDVLQERRQEDRAPLHSISNRPPLPPSPIPTSPKVQRRRGGRVPAKSHSTPAESSSSRRLSFPKI from the exons atgcagagctctccagcagtgatggccgtgcagtctgggaatagaaagagagccccagcatggactgatcgtgaagtcttggatctcatcgctgtgtggggcgatgagtccgtgctttccgagctgcgatccaaaagaaggaatgcaaagatctacgagaagatctctaaagacatggcagagagaggatacagccgggatgcaacgcagtgccgcgtgaaaatcaaggagctgagacaaggctaccagaagaccaaagaggcaaacggacgctccggatcccatccccagacatcccgtttctacgaggcactgcattccatcctcggtgctgccgccaccactaccccaccagtgaccgtggactctgaggatgggatactgtccacggccggttcctcggacatgttaggggacggggaagatgaggaaggagatgaggagggcgaggcagtcggcagctctcacaacgctgatttccccgacagccaggatctcttcatcacccttacagagatcccctacgaagcgtccccagccgttaccccggacacagaatctggtgaaggatcagcca ccccgtctgcgactgtctcacaacctagcctggaatcacactcccagaggctagcgcggattaggcgtaggaagaagaggacacgggaggacatgttctctgagcttatggcctcttcccaagcccaggcagcacagcagacccagtggcgggagaacttgacccgaatgcaccaagccaacatggatcgggaggagaggtggcggcaggaagaccagcaggcgactcaaacgctgcttggactactgagggagcaaacggacacgctccggcgccttgtggatgttctgcaggaacggaggcaggaggacagagccccgctgcactccatctctaaccgccctcccctgccaccaagtcccatacccacctcacccaaagtgcaaagaaggagaggcggcagagtccctgctaagtctcactccacccctgcagagagctctagtagcagaaggctctcatttcccaaaatttga